One Lacticaseibacillus rhamnosus genomic window carries:
- a CDS encoding DUF771 domain-containing protein, whose protein sequence is MELLQIVENKQISSKKYLAVDAEEQAKLIKENQELKRQLEGMEYWDLTTAASLIKGHNNTWVVNNILDVPRFRKVLEDRIVHYPPPGQKGYMFHAGPWRTFIDKWFPEISSSLREKGK, encoded by the coding sequence ATGGAACTGTTACAAATTGTCGAAAATAAGCAGATTTCAAGCAAAAAATATTTGGCAGTTGATGCAGAAGAGCAAGCAAAGCTGATCAAGGAGAACCAAGAACTAAAACGTCAGCTTGAAGGAATGGAATATTGGGACCTAACAACGGCCGCTAGTCTAATCAAAGGACATAACAACACATGGGTCGTTAACAATATTCTCGATGTACCTCGCTTTCGAAAAGTGTTAGAGGACAGGATCGTCCATTACCCACCACCTGGTCAAAAGGGATATATGTTTCACGCCGGCCCGTGGAGAACATTCATCGACAAATGGTTCCCAGAGATTTCAAGTTCGCTTAGAGAGAAGGGCAAATAA
- a CDS encoding phage regulatory protein/antirepressor Ant — protein MNELIIMHDRQAVTTSLKVAESFGKNHRDVLAAIRDLMSSAENYAVLKKYFIDGSYTASNGKTNPMYYMNRDGFTLLAVGFTGKRALQFKIQYIQAFNSMETQIRTGYAIPGSYAEALKLAANQAEKIEQQKQTIAIQAPKALFADAVATSHTSILIGDLAKLIRQNGVDIGQNRLFAWLRDHGYLISKGDRRNMPTQRAMDLELFDIKERTFQNPDGSVRITKTTKVTGKGQQYFINKFLQKEAV, from the coding sequence TTGAATGAATTAATAATTATGCACGACCGTCAGGCAGTCACCACCAGTCTTAAGGTCGCTGAATCATTTGGAAAGAACCACAGAGATGTACTAGCAGCAATTCGTGATTTGATGAGTAGCGCGGAAAATTACGCTGTACTAAAAAAGTACTTTATTGATGGTAGTTACACCGCTTCTAATGGGAAAACGAATCCAATGTACTACATGAATCGTGACGGATTCACATTGCTGGCTGTTGGATTCACTGGGAAGCGTGCGCTTCAGTTCAAGATTCAGTACATCCAAGCCTTTAACAGTATGGAAACGCAGATCAGAACGGGTTATGCAATCCCGGGAAGCTATGCCGAAGCGTTGAAGCTGGCAGCTAATCAAGCTGAAAAGATTGAGCAACAGAAGCAAACCATCGCGATTCAAGCGCCTAAAGCGTTGTTTGCAGACGCGGTAGCCACCAGCCATACGAGCATTCTCATCGGTGACTTAGCCAAACTCATCCGCCAGAACGGTGTGGATATTGGCCAGAATAGGCTGTTCGCTTGGCTGCGAGATCACGGCTATCTGATTAGTAAGGGTGACCGGCGAAACATGCCAACGCAACGCGCGATGGACTTGGAACTGTTCGACATCAAGGAACGTACATTCCAGAACCCAGACGGCAGCGTGCGGATCACCAAGACTACCAAGGTAACCGGAAAAGGCCAGCAGTATTTTATCAACAAGTTTCTACAAAAGGAGGCTGTCTAA
- a CDS encoding helix-turn-helix domain-containing protein, with product MNETPNYYAIIPANVRYNNSIQQGAKLLYGEITALSNKTGCCWAGDQYFMGLYKVSQATIQRWLTSLEKNGYIDRTVKYKDGSKEIEKRYIRINAYPILKNENTYTQKCEYPILKNEQENNTSINNINTRANSTLESDFEKLWKLYPKKIGKKPALAAYKRAMSRKKNPATNRQIQDGIVAYRQLIKSKGTEKRFVKDGSTFFNQEAWNDYLEVVKEEREEQEARKPKFDPKKTAIAMYIDYNSLDRVLEEIKAQGIPIKPEDAKRYIAEYDERRQQA from the coding sequence ATGAATGAAACCCCTAATTACTATGCAATTATACCTGCAAATGTACGGTATAACAACAGCATTCAACAAGGAGCAAAGCTTCTATATGGAGAAATCACGGCTTTGAGTAATAAAACCGGTTGCTGTTGGGCTGGCGATCAGTATTTTATGGGGCTTTATAAAGTTAGCCAAGCTACGATTCAGAGGTGGCTAACTTCACTTGAAAAAAATGGATATATTGATCGAACCGTTAAATACAAAGATGGCAGTAAAGAAATCGAAAAAAGGTATATCCGAATTAATGCTTACCCTATACTCAAAAATGAGAATACCTATACTCAAAAATGCGAGTACCCTATACTCAAAAATGAGCAAGAGAATAATACAAGTATTAATAATATAAATACACGTGCAAATAGCACGTTAGAGAGTGACTTTGAAAAGCTCTGGAAACTGTATCCAAAGAAGATTGGCAAGAAGCCAGCATTAGCTGCTTACAAACGAGCAATGAGTAGAAAGAAGAACCCTGCTACCAACAGACAAATTCAGGATGGCATTGTGGCTTATCGACAGCTAATCAAGAGCAAAGGCACAGAGAAGCGGTTTGTCAAAGACGGTAGTACTTTCTTCAATCAAGAGGCATGGAACGATTACCTCGAGGTCGTAAAGGAAGAACGAGAGGAGCAGGAAGCTCGAAAGCCTAAGTTCGATCCCAAGAAAACTGCTATTGCAATGTATATCGACTACAACAGCCTTGACCGAGTGCTTGAAGAAATCAAAGCGCAAGGTATTCCGATCAAGCCAGAAGATGCTAAACGTTACATTGCTGAATACGATGAACGGAGGCAACAAGCTTGA